Part of the Chloroflexota bacterium genome, GTGGCCGGCGCCCTGGCGCTGATCTGGGTGGGCTGTTATGCGGATATGCTGGGAGCGGTGCAGGCGGGGGCCGGGGGGCGGGCCTTCGGCGTCCCGTTGCGGCGCTGGCAGGAGACGCTGGCCGTGGCCCGGGAGTGGGCCGATCGCCTGGGGACGCAAGAGGTGCGCGTCGCGGTGAGCGGGGTCGATCCCGGCTATGAGAGCGAACCTGCCGTCGTGGCCATGCTGATCGGGAACCCCCCTTGGGCGCGTTTCGTGGCGCCGTCCTCGCCGGCCGCGCTGCTCCTGGCCTACGATCGCCCGAGCCTGTATCTGTGGGCGATTCAGTCCCCGGAGACGGAGGAGGCGTTGCGTCGCCTGGGGCAGCTGGTGTGGGAGGGAGATCTGGCCGATGGCCATCCGCCCGCCCGGCTCTATCGGCTGCCGCCCGCCGCTCAGATCGACCTGGAGATGACGCCCTTGCAGCCGGAGCCCGTGTTCGATGTGGGGATGGCCCTGATGGGATACGCGTTCCCCTCCGATGCGCGAGCGGGTCGGCCGCTGGTGGTGACGTTATTCTGGCACGTGCTGGACCCTCCTCCCGAGGTGCGCACGCGGGACATGACGGCGTTCAATCACATCCTGGACGCCTCCGGCGAGCGCGTGGCACAGGTGGATGGCATGGCTTTGCTGAGTCGAGACTGGTGGCCCGGCGATGTCCTGGTTCAGCCGTATCGGGTCCAGCTGCCGTCCGGCACGTACGTCTGGCGGGTCGGGCTATACAGTCGGGCGGACGGCGGCCGCTCCCTGGTCTCCACCGGCGGCGACTTCGTGGACCTGGGGCCGCTGGTGGTGCAACCGTAGCATGCCGCTGCCCGCCCGACTCATAATCCGCTCACAAGATCTGAGATAGGAACTCCTTGGTGCGTTCCTCCTGCGGATTATTGAAGATCTCCTCCGGGGTGCCGCTCTCCACGATCTTTCCCTCGTCGAAGAAGTACATTCGATCGCACACCTCACGGGCGAATCCCATCTCATGGGTGACGACGATCATCGTCATGCCCGACTCCGCCAGCTCCCGCATCACATCCAGCACTTCCTTGATCATCTCCGGGTCCAGAGCTGACGTGGGCTCATCGAACAACATGATCTTGGGCTGCATGGCCAGCGCCCGGGCGATGGCGACCCGCTGTTGCTGGCCGCCCGAGAGCTGAGCCGGATATTTATCGGCCTGCTCCGGGATCCCCACGCGCTCCAGCAGCTCCAGCGCGATCTGCTCCGCCTTGGCCTTGGGCCACTTGCGCACCCAGATCGGCGCCAGCGTGATGTTGTCGATCACCTTGAGATGGGGGAAGAGATTGAAGGACTGGAAGACCATGCCCACCTCGCTGCGGATGGCCTCGATGTTGCGGATATCGTTGGTCAGCTCGATGCCATCGATGATGATCTGGCCCT contains:
- a CDS encoding amino acid ABC transporter ATP-binding protein, producing the protein MPEERQNSVEDIIICRDVHKWFGDFHVLRGISMTVKRGEVVVIFGPSGSGKSTFIRTLNRLEDHQKGQIIIDGIELTNDIRNIEAIRSEVGMVFQSFNLFPHLKVIDNITLAPIWVRKWPKAKAEQIALELLERVGIPEQADKYPAQLSGGQQQRVAIARALAMQPKIMLFDEPTSALDPEMIKEVLDVMRELAESGMTMIVVTHEMGFAREVCDRMYFFDEGKIVESGTPEEIFNNPQEERTKEFLSQIL